The nucleotide window CGACATTGCCGTGCTCTACCGATCCAACCTTCAAGCACGTTTGATTGAAGAAGAGCTTCGCAGTGACGGGCAACCGTATCGCATGTTGGGTGGAACTCAGTTTTTTGAGCGCAAGGAGGTTAAAGACGCCATAGCGTATTTGCGCGCGGCATTGAATCCTTTTGATGAATTAGCCTTTCGTCGGATTTTAAACTACCCGCCACGCGGCATCGGGGACAGTTCCCTTGGCAAACTTGAGTATCTGGCACAGCAAGCTTCTGTTCCTTTGCGCAAAGCGCTTGGGCCTTTTTCGGAGCTCAAGGACTTGCCGCACGCGGCCAGGCAAGGTGCGGCTCATTTGCACCAGCAATTAACTCACGCCGCCAAATACTTGCGTGCAAATCAAAATCTAGCAGAGCAAACCCGTTCTTTTCTCGAGCAAGTGGGCTTAAGTCGTAAGTTCTTGGATGGTCAGGACGCGGCACAAGACAAGCGTGGACGCTACGCCAATATCGATTCTTTTTTGGAGTCGCTTGCCCGTCACGAGAAACGTGGCGAACAGAGCAAAAGCTCGCTTGATGATTTGCTTCAACGCCTTACTTTGCGCGATACCGACACCGAAGAAGATAAAGGAAACAAGGTGACGCTCTCGACGCTTCATGCGGCCAAAGGGCTTGAGTTCCCTTGCGTTTTTCTGATTGGTTGCAATGAAGGCACCTTGCCGCATAGCCGGACCTTGGATCCGAAGGTTACGGACATGGCTGGAGCGGATATCGAAGAGGAGCGCAGGCTTTTTTATGTGGGCATTACACGAGCTGAACGGGATCTGTATTTAACACGCATCAAGCAACGCAGCATGCGCGGGCGCACGCAGCTTTTGGCGCCTTCTCGTTTTATGCATGATATTCCTGAAAAGCTTCTCGAGAACTATGAGGCTCCGGAAACACAAGTGCCCGACTACGACGAAGTGCAAGACATGATTGCGGATATTCTCAAGCAGGTCTCGGGCGCAACACCAAGTGAACTAAGCTGAAAGCTCGTTTTCAGATCGACTATGCCGCAACCTGCAAGTAGCCTTCTTGAATGGCGTAGCTTTTAAGCTCATCGCGCAATTGATGTTTGGCCCGGTGCAAACGAGACATGACGGTACCAATCGGAACCTTAAGATCCTGGGAAGTTTCTTGGTAGCTGCTCTCATTAACGAGGATTTTAAGTACAATCGTTGAGCTCTCGGGCGATAGCTTATCAAGAGCGGATTCGACTTTATCAGACCACGTTGTGGCAAGCTCCGAGCTCAGGGATAGTTCCTCGGATTCGATGTCTGCTTGCTGGCTCAGTCGCTGGATGCCCTGCGCTTCTCGCTTTGTTTTGCGGCATTGGTCGATGAAAACGTTCTTCAAGATGCGGTGCATCCAAGCTCGGCTGTTTCCCTGTTGATGATCAAACTGAGGCCAGCTTTGCATGGCGCGCAATGCGGTTTCCTGAACAAGGTCGTCGGCATCGGCGTCGCTCCCAGACAGACGCCGTCCAGCACGTAAGAGCTCCTCTTGGTAGAGCGTAAAGACCGATTCAAAGCAGACGGTATGCTGCTTTGATGTAGGTGCGGTGTTTACGACAGGCGTCATTGCTTAATATCAATGCAAGAAGTGCTCCAGCCCGGCTTCTGTTAGAAGATCAATAATTCCAACATCTACAGGGAAAGGGATGGAGCGCAAAGTGACAAAAATGTCACTCAATGCAATTAAAGCTTGCACTTGTTGCGGAGTCATGTCTAGGGAAAGGTGTTTTGTTGAGACTACACGGTGGTTGAAAGTGAGCGTTCGATGACCCTGGGAACGGCTTCAGCAATCTGGCTGGCTAGCAGTCCCCTATCGCCCGTGCCGGCGAGTTTGGCCCCAAGCAAATGCAATAAAACACCGGCGCTGGCTGCATCAAACGGGTCGGTGTTATCGTTGAGTTGTGCAGCGATAATGCCGCTTAGCACATCGCCGCTTCCCGCGGTGGCCATGGCTGGGAAGCTGCCATCCACGATGCGAACGCGGCCATCGGTGGCTGCAATTACCGTGCATGCTCCTTTAAGTACTACGGTGCTGCCGCAACGTTCGCTCAGTGTTTTCGCTGCCGCGATGCGATTGCTTTGCACGCGTTCGGTATGCGTTCTTAGCAAGCGTGCAGCTTCTGCAGGATGCGGCGTAAGAATTCGCACAGCTTTGGCTTCGCTTAGTCGTTCGGCGCCACTTTGCCAGAAATTGAGAGCGTCAGCATCGAGCACAGTGGGCAAGGGAATGCTAAGATAGATGTCTTGGCCTAAGGCTTTTGCCTGCTCAAGACCCATGCCAGGCCCAATCACCAAAGCGTCCTTGTTTTGGCATAGTGTTGTCAATTGATCGGTCAGTGAATGTTCCGAAAAGACGAGCGCTTCAGACATGAACTCAGGGTAGCGGCCGTCAATGACCGTCTGTGTGTGAGCGTCGGTGGCAATGGTGACGAGCCCTGCTCCGCTATGCATTGCACCTTTTGCAGCCAATAGTGCGGCGCCACTTTTGCCTTTGCTTCCTCCGATAATCAAGAGATGGCCGGCCGTGCCTTTATGCGAGTTCAGCGCTCTTGGATGAAGCCAGCGTGGTAGATCCGTGGCCTCGATAAGCTTGTTGTCTGATGCGACTGGCGCTGGCACACCAATCGACTCGCAGCGGATATCGCCAGCATAGCCGCGCCCCGGAAACTGGTACAGACCCAACTTGCGTACACCAAAAGTCACCGTCAGCGCAGCTTGGATGGCAGCGCCAAGGATTTGTCCCGTGTTGGAATCGATGCCGCTCGGAACATCCATGGAAACGACCGGCAGCCCACGTTGATTGATAAGTTCTACGGCTTTACGGAAATCGCCAGCGAGCTCACGGCTAAGGCCAGTGCCAAATAACGCATCAACGACAAGTGTTGAAGTCGGAAGGCTGTCACGTAGTTCATCAAGACCGAGTGAAAGGGATCCAGCGCTGCGTTCCCAAGCTTCGGCATTGAGCTTTGCATCGCCGGTAAGTGAGCTTTTTTCGCCAATCAGTATTGCGTTTACGGAGATACCGAGCGCGTCGAGCTGCCTTGCGACGACAAAACCGTCTCCACCGTTTTGACCCGGGCCACACACGACCAGAACCGAAGAAAGTTTGTCGGCAAAGCTCTCCAAAATGCAGTTCGCTGCTCTTACGCCAGCGTTTTCCATCAAAAGTATACCGGGGATACCCAGCCCATGCACAGCGTGACGGTCAATAGCGCGGGCTTGTTCAGCAGTGAAAAGAGGAATCATGCGTCGTGCTCCAGGGTCAACCTCGTGTTCTGCGGATGTCTGCTGCGACTTTCGAACGCGCCTTAACTCCCGCCTGAATAACTCGGCGATAGGCGCCCACACATTGTTCAAGGCCGCAAAAAAGTGATTCGCTGATCAATGCGTGACCGATATTGAGCTCCGATAATTCAGGAACTTCACGGACGAGATCCTGAACGTTATCCAGTGTGAGGCCGTGTCCGGCTGCAACACTAAGCTTTTCATTCTGGTTGCTTGCGTGTGCTGCAGCAATTTGAAGCCGCATCATCTGCTGTTTTAGGCTTACCGCTTCGCGGGCGTGAGCAAGCTCACCGGTATGTAGCTCGATTGCAGAAGCGCCGACTTCAATCGAAGCTTCGACCTGCTCGATGTCCGGGCCGATAAATAGACTGACAGCTATGTTTGATTCCTGAAGTGTTGTGCAAAAACGGCGTATCAGCTCTGGATTTGCCACAACATCAAGTCCGCCTTCGGTGGTGCGTTCTTGTCGCTTTTCGGGCACCAAGGTAACGCAATCGGGCTTGTTTTGTAGAGCGATGCTCAGCATTTCGTCGGTGGCGGCCATTTCTAGATTCAAGCGGGTTTGTATGCCCTTTCGAATGTGCCTAAGATCATGGTCCTGAATGTGTCGCCGGTCTTCCCGCAAATGGATGGTGATTCCGTCGGCCCCAGCACGTTCGCAAAGGATAGCGGCACGTAAGGGGTCTGGATAAAGTTCGCCTCGGGCCTGACGGAGAGTGGCCACGTGATCGACGTTTACTTGCAGTCGGACAGTCACGGCCCCAATATATACTGACGGCTACTGGGATACCAGTTCAGCGAGAGCCACTCGCAAAGAGCTGTCCGTATAGAGAAAGCGGGTCTTTAGAGCCTCAATGGCATTTTGAGCGAGAAGGCGTCGATCCTGATCGATGGCGGAGTCCTGTGAGGATAGCAGAGCCAATATGTCCTGGGCGATCTCACGCATTTGCACTTGGCGTTGCGTGAAAAACGCTTGTCGGAGTTTTTTGATGTGCTCTGGGAAAAGACGTGCGTAGTCGACTTGCGCTCCAGGGTTATCGAGTGCATGGGCGCCTACCGAGCTAATGAGTGCTTTGCGAAACTTAGTTTTATCGTCGCTCACATCGAGTGTCTTTTCGACCTCGTTCATAAGTGCTTCGTCGGGCTCTTCATAACTGCCGGTACGCTTGTTAAATACGCGCTCGTTTTTTAGCGAATAGGATACATGTGTGATGTAGCGATCAAACATCTCCGCGTATTGTTTCTCTTCAACCAAGCCCGAACAGCTTCGCATCTCATCTTCAACGTATTCGAGCCATCGCTTTTTCACCTGGCTGATAAAGCCTCGGTGGTCTTGATAGCCGTTTTCCGCCGTTTCTTTCAAAAAGACATGGTCACCACGGATGCAGAGACGCTCGATTTGATCGAGTACAGCAAGGGGCGATAGATGATCGTAGCGAGCATCCTGCGCCGCATCGAGCAAAAGTGTGCGCAGTTCTCTTGGCGAGGCGCCTGACAAGCCTTCGTAAGGCACCAACGAGCTCGATTCTGCTCGTATATCCGCCAGGCCAGATTTCAGCGTGCCGCTTTCAGCTTGAGATAAACGCTCAGGGATGTGTCCCTTTGCATAAAGATCAGCTTTTTCCATGGGACTAAGTGTTGCAGCCACCTTGCCGAGCTTTGGATCAGCGTAGCGGGATTCTTGCGCTCGGCGCAGGCGGGTAAGCACGGACCAAATGGCTGCGAGCCGCACGGCGTGCGGCGCAACGTTGCAACTAAGATGCGGCAATATTTGCGATTCATAAATACGTTCTTCCAGCGTGTAGTCGAGCAGATATGGCATACGAATCGGTTCAAGACGGACGCGGAAGGAATTGTATTCGGGATGCTCGCGGAAAGCTGCCAGGTGAAGTTCGTTTGAGCTCGCGACAAACACACTGTTAATTGTAAGATTGGACATCGACAGAGGCACTTCGCCTTCCTCGATGGCGAGCAGCAGATACTTCCATGCTTCGAGTGGTCGTTTTAGTAAGTCGCTGTATTCGAGTAATCCGCCTGAAGCATCGACAAGGTCGCCGAAAGTCTCAAAAAGATTTGTAGCGCTAAGGGAAGCTGGGAGCGATGCAACGCTTTGGTCCGCAGTGATTTGTCGCTCGCGTGCATCGACAGACATTTGTGGCCCGATGGTTACCGCCCCAATCCGATAACGCCGTGATATTTGATAACGCTCGACACGAACGTGTGCAAGAACGCGTCCTAAATCACCCTGGTAGCTCGTCAACAAGGCCTGATAGACTTGTTGGTTTTTGTGACTTAACTCGCCATCGCGGATCCATTGAGGTGCATTGTCTTCGATGTCGTGCTCTTTATAAACTTGATTGATGAGCTTTTGACGTTCGTTTTTAGGCAACAACAAAAGCGGGCTTTCTCGGAGCTCGCTGCGCAGCTTAACTGCTATCGCGTCATCCTCAAGGTGGGCAAAGGTCTGCGCGTTTTGTGCAAGCGCGTCTTTGGATCCAAAACCAATGGTCTTGCCGTCTTGTCCACGTGGGAAGATCCAAGAAAAAGTATACAGAGCTCCAGCGTCCTCCCGTGAATACTTTTCCAGTCCTTGCATTACGCAATCGGCAAATGTGCTTTTGGCACTGCCGTTGGGACCGTGAAACAGGAGTAAACGATTTGCGCATCCTTCTCGAGAGAAGTTGCAAAGGACACGGTAAAAAGCGTTCTGCGCGTCTTCGTTGCCCACAAGGCGAGCCCGACGATCCGGTTTTTCAGCAGGATCGTTCAAGTCGTCAAAAAGAGCGAAACGTTGCACGGTGCCCCAGGGTTGCTTTACAGGATACTGGCCAAAGTACTCGAAACAGTCCTTAAGGTAGCGCGATGCATCACGGCTGTACGCCCAGGGGTCGCTTTGAAACAAGCCCAAAAAGTCGTCGAAGGACAGGACCCGTCGTTCAGCCGAATACTGCTCGCGAATTCTATCCGCTATCTGGGACATGCGGTCTCGCATTCCTAGAGTCTAGCACTTAGAAAAATAGGCAGGCAAACTAGCGCGATGCACTCGCGCTGCGGGGGCGATAAGGCCCTACATCGTGACCCCCTCGAAGAAGCTCCGTGAATGCTTCTGAAAAGCTAGATTTTGCTATACCTTCGCAAGCTTTCCAGCTAAACTTAAGGAGCTATGCAGCGCACGCAACAGCTTGGCCGTTACCAAGTGATGAATCGCATCGCGTTCGGGGGAATGGCCGAGATTTTTCGTGCCTTTACCTACGATGACGAGGGCTTTCGTCGTGACGTCGCTATTAAAAAGGTGCTGCCCCATTACCTCGAAGACCCTCAGTTTCTTGACATGCTTACCGACGAATTTAAGCTGGTAAGCTTTTTGAGACATCCCAACATTGCCGAGGTCTTCGAGTTGGCTGACGTTGAAGGAAGTTTGCTGATTGCCATGGAGTATGTGGACGGCAAAGACCTACGCTCGACCATTGACCGTCTGCACGATCAGCAAGCGATTCTTGATTTTGATAATGCGGTTTACATCATTGCTCGGTCGTTGGACGGTTTGCATCACGCGCACACTGCTCGTGACCTCACGGCGAGCCCCTAGCCATAGTGCATCGCGATTTCAGTCCCTCGAACATTTTGATTTCCTATGATGGTCGAGATACATTTGACTTCGGTATCGCAAAGGCGCGCAACAGTCGCATTCGCACCAAGACAGGCGTGATTAAGGGCAAAGTTCGTTACATGTCACCGGAGCAAACCTTTTGGGCAAGCTTTGGATGCGCGGAGCGATATTTTTAGCGCGGGCAGCGTGCTTTATGAACTTGTGTGTGGAAAGCCAGCTTTTCAGGCAGACAATGAAATGGATTTGATTTACGCAGTTCGAGAAGCGGCTCCTGTGCTTTGCCAGGCGATCAATCCGAAGATTCCGTTAAAATTAGCAAGGATCGTAGAGAAATCCATGTTTCGCTCACGTTCCGGACGTTATCAAACGGCGATTGAATTTCGTGATGCACTTTTGGATTTTCTTCGGAACTATAATCCGCACTACACGCGAACTAAGTTGGCCGATGCGCAGCGTAAGCTTTGGGCGAAAGAGATAAATCTCGAACTGCGCGCCATGGAAGAGTTTGCGGTAGGTGAGTCGGATGATGGTGGTTTCGGCACAAACCTCATTGCCGATGCGCTAGGCCCCAACGCTCCTTTTTCTAGCTTTAATCCTTCGCCTACGCATTCTTCATCCCGTGCTGACAAAACCAATCCGAATGTGGGACTGCATCAAGTTAATACCGCAATCGTAAGTTCGGATCATCCGGACAGACCAAGTGCTGTGCCGACTGCGCGAGAGCTTGCCGCGCCAAAACGGGATGAGATCGATGAGACGGCCGAGCACGATTTGCCTGGAGAACCAACCGAGGTTTCCGAGCAACGTGACGAAGATACCCAGTAGCAGCTGCTGAATCGTCTCTTCGTTTAAAATAAACGCGTGGGTTGGTTTCGCTCGTCGTTTGTTTTGCTGGTTATTTCTTCGACGGTAGCGAGCAGTTTTGCACTGCTTTGAGAAAGATGAAATCGGGCCACGGTCCGGTTGTCTGAGTTTTGCCATTTAACAAAAGCAATGAATTCCTTTTTTAGGACATTGTCTTTTCCGGAACGAATCGAGTTGTAGCCGCGCAGTGTTGGATCCGATGAAAAATAAAGGTCCCCATTCGACCATTGGCCTTTGTAGGTTGTTGATGGGCTTGCGTAGAGGTGAAAGGGTTGGTTGCCGTCAAGATCAGTGTCGGAGCGAATGACGCGAATGGTAACCTTTACAATGAGATCGGCAGCGCTTACGCGCTCTTTGAGTTCTTTGTACCACTGCTCATACCATTCTCCTTCGAGCAGTGTTGGGTCTGCAACCCAATCCACTCCGCCGTCAAAGGACAGAGCGTCTTGCTCTGAAAACACAGAGCTTGCTCTTATCTCGGGACCGCTTGCGCAGAATCCGAGCAAGACAGCGTACAATAATAATGCCGAGACGTTGCGGACAAACACAGTTACCTTTCCCACAAGGATAACAGATCTTGGGGCATTGGAGCGACAAACTCGACATTTTGTCCAGTGCCGGGATGCTCGATCCACAAACGGTGAGCGTGCAATGCATGGCGTTCGTGTCCTAGCCTCTCTCTAAGCGTATCCGTCATGCCCTCGTCAATGTAGTCGAAAAAAGGGCTGATGCCCTCCGGTCCATAGAGCTTGTCGCCGATAATCGGATGTCCTTTAGCGGAAAGATGAACGCGCAGTTGATGTTGTCTGCCTGTGTGAGGACGCAGACGAAGTAAACTTTTGTCTTTTTTTCGTTCGAGGACATCAAAGTGAGTTTCGGCCTGTGCCCCCTGCCCTTCGTTGCAAGTTTCCATAAGCAAGTGAAGACCTTGCTCGGCATGTCGCATGGGCAGTGAGATAGTTCCTTGATCTTCAAAGACACATCCGCGGACGATGGCGAGGTACTCTTTTTGCACACGCCGTCCCTCGAACTGAGCTTTGAGCGCTCTTTCTGTTGGCAAGTCGCGTGCACACACCAGCACGCCACTTGTTTCACGATCAAGACGGTGGGAGATACGCGGAACCCCATGTTCATAGTCTCGTTTTGAAGAAAGCTCAGGGTATTGCGATGGTACGTTGCCGTGGGGTGGACCGGTAAGCCGGCTGGTTTATTAACGACGCTCAACACATCGTCTTCATAGATGATCTGGTAATTGGTTGGGGTTTCAGGTTCTCGGAAACGCGTGCGTACAAGAAGGACCGTTTCTCCCCCAACGACCAAGTCGCCGGGCCGGCGCTTGCGGCCATCGGAACGGTAAGCGCAGGCGCGAACAATCGCGTTGGCGCGTGTTCGGGACAAGCGCGGGATCCTAAGTTGAATGAAACGATCTAAGCGTAAGCCAGCAAATTCATGTGCGACAGGGAATTGAAGTACGATTGAGTCCTCCGGACAGCCGGGTGGGGGTTTCAACAAGGGCAAAGCTCGCTACCATCCCTTCATGGCGCCTTTTTCAAAACGCCTTTTGGTTATCGCGTTCCTAGCATTATTGCTGGGTCCTGCAAATTCACTGCCGCCGCGGGTTGCTGATAGCAATGAAAACGAAGCATCGCACGATATGGACGATGGCGCAGAGGAAGAACTTCCACCGCTGAAGGGTGATTCGGTGATTGAAGGAAGCACGCTGTTTGATGATGGTCGAGCGTTTGAGGGCGTGTCTGTGAGCATCGCAGGCAGTGGCGTGTGGCCACCGAGAAGCGTAACTAGCAATGTTGAGGGGCGCTTTTCTTTTTCCGGTGTTCCGGCTGGCGTGTATGAACTCAACGCGACGGTGGGCCATTGGGTTTCAGAGCCCATTCAGGGCATCGTCGTTGAAGCAAAGGATAGAAAGACGGTGTCTTTCAAAATGGAGCAAGGGTTGCAGCTTGCAGGTGTTGTGATTGATGCACAAACAAGATGCCCGATTGAAGGCGCAGAACTGCTGCTCAGTGAGTATGGCGTCAGCCTCTTGCCGAAAGTATCGCAAAGTGATGGTAAGGGAGCTTTCTTGTTTCTTGCTTTGCGTCCTGTTGATCAACGCGTTTCCGTAAGAGCACAGGGTTACATTCCTGCGCTGGGTATTTCCCATCATCCAGGCAAAGGGCAAATCACCATTGAGCTAACGCGGGCGGCGACTCTTTCAGGAAAGGTAGTGGACGAAGAAGGTCGTCCCATCGATGGCGTGCAATTGGAAGTTCATGGCGACGGGCAAGACGAGGTGCCCATTTTCATGTCCGAAGAAACAGAACAGTTCCGTCTTTCTTTGTTTAATCAGCAGCAACAGGCCCCGCCCCGGTGCTAGCTGCAGGAGACCTTGGCGTGACTTATGGCAGTGTGCCTCGTATTCCGAAGCTTCCAATCCTTAACTCAAACAGTGCTCCAAAGCACAACACAGTTGCCAAAAGCACTTCTTTTTCAAGCGATAAGAACGGGGCGTTTTCGCTGATTGGTGTCCCGCCGGGCCATGTGACGATTGTTGGCCGTCATGCTGACTACGCTCTCGGCATTAGCGAGAGTCTGGAGGTAGTTGCAGGCGTCGATAAAAAAAACATTCTGCTTCACATGCCCAAGGGCGGTGAGCTTGCGGGCAAAGTACTGGATGCTGCATCGCAGGGCGTTTTTAGGCTGCGCATCCGTGATTGCGGAACGGGAGCTTTTCTCCAGGCACATCATGACAAATCGGAACGAGAGTTTAAGGCCGTTGCGTTTGTTAGGCAATGTGCTGGTCAAGGTGTTTTCTGGGACCGATTTGCTCGCCGAACAAGATGTTGTTGTGCAGTCCGGGCAGGTCCAGGAGCTGTTGTTTACGCTGGCAGATTCTTCAAACAGTTTGCGAGGACGTGTCATGGAGCGGGGCCTGTATGGCGTATCCGGTGCGCAAGTTACCGTTAAGGGTCGCAGCGGATCAGAACGAAAAACGGTGAGCGAGACCGATGGTCGTTTTGAATTGCGAGGTCTGGGTGATCCACCCTTTTTTGTTAGGGTTGATCATTCGGAGTTTGCACAAGTCGCCCTGTCTGGCGTCAGGCCAGGTGATGGAGAGTTGGTCATTGACCTTCGTTAAGGGGGAACGGCCTACGGAAAGCTGAGCAACTACTATACCGGGCAAGCAATAAATAACGCGACGGTGGTTGCTAAAGCTATCGCCAGCGCCAATGAGAGTCGTGTGCGTAGTCAAAAAAATGGAAGTTTCGCCTTGCCGCGTCTCGCTGAAGGGGAATACGACATTCGTATATCTGCGCCTGGCTATGTTACTGAACATCGCATGCTTGACATGAAAGTTCGCAGGCATGCTCCGAGCGAAATCGATTTAGGTGATATTACTCTTAAGTCTGCTGGCAGCGTGAGCGGGCAAGTCAGCGACCGTTATGGTCGGCCAGTTCCCGGGGCCCTTATTGCCTATCTCGATGGTGCCGTCGCCAAGACGACGGATGTACACAGTGATTCGAGCGGAGTTTTCAGTGTCCAAGGGCTACGTCCGGGGCGATATCTTTTCTATGCAACGCATCCGGTTTTGGGTGATGGACAGAGTAGGCGCCCTCACCGGATTTTCGAAGGAGAAAATACCCCAGACATCTTGATTCGTTTTGATAAAGCGATGCCGGTTACAGAAAATAATAGCCGATAAACACACTCAATACTGGCAGTTTGAAATAGCGTGAATAAAAATCACCAAGATAACTATCCAAGGCGGTGCTGGCTGCATCAATCACGGCCTGATCTCGTGCATCAGGCGCTGAAAGATCAATGCTTGATGTCGAAGCGAAGGACTGCAAATAGGCCAAGGCGATTTGCAAAGAAAAGTCGCCGATGCGCTGACGATATCCTAAGCCCACATGGAAGCTGTGCAAATCCGAGCGAAGCGCGACGTCTTGGTTTTGGTATTGCGCAGGAAGGTTCTGGCCGGTGGCTTCGCTAATCAAGGAGCCCGCAACGGCGTTTCCGCCAAATGCAGTAAGTGTATAGCCGCCGAAAAACTCCAACCCGATAGGATCGAAGGGGCGCCACCCAAAAGTAGCTCGCCAGGTAAAAGCATCGGTGAGCGCTGCTGAAATCAGCGTTGCAGTGGCTTGCCCATAAGCGTTCAGTTGTTGCGCGATGTCGTTTGCAAGCACGGCATATGTCTTAGGAAGCCATCCCGCTTCCATCTCCGCAAAAAGAAACCAATGGGCAGATGCAACGTACCCTTGACGCCAACTAGAAAAGGCGCGCTAGTGCCGATTGCGCCTTCAACGGCGATAGGACTTCCTTCTATGAATTGCGCATCTGCTAGCGCGGAGGTTGAGCATACGGCTATTAGCAAAACGAGCTGCCAGACGCGACGAAGACCCATGACATAAGGATATCATAGCCGGAACTGTTTCTAAACTTTGTCCGTATCAGCTCGCTTGTAGATACATAGGTTGTGGTACATCCAGCTCCAAGGCAGTTGCTTTCGATGGCCCAGAAAATAGCGCTCCAACTGGCCAGTGCTTTTTCGATCGTATTGCCAACCCATACCTTTCATACGATCCACCCAGTAGCGCCGAGGCTGTTCGTTGACGTGAAAATGACCGCCCTGCC belongs to Myxococcales bacterium and includes:
- a CDS encoding exodeoxyribonuclease V subunit gamma, which gives rise to MNEAQSEAVHHRGGPLLVLAGAGSGKTRVITERIASLVQSGIPPKAILAVSFTNKAAGEMAERLCALMPPKRASEVWLSTFHSFGVRFIREEAAEFGFAGRFVILDQGDAQGLLREIAHGIHHRKLDISAIMARISTWKNHFYAPDDVVEGNTEYDTVAKEVYGEYARTLRRMHAVDFDDLVVGPAMLLRNKPEVRKRWAKRFAHILVDEFQDTNRAQLELAKLLCSTPANICAVGDDDQSIYAWRGADIENILDFEQHFPGTTVVKLENNYRSTAPILDVANAVIAAAKRKRHPKQLKATKRAGRPVRSTVLEDNAKEAAFVRMEIRRLRKNGTQPRDIAVLYRSNLQARLIEEELRSDGQPYRMLGGTQFFERKEVKDAIAYLRAALNPFDELAFRRILNYPPRGIGDSSLGKLEYLAQQASVPLRKALGPFSELKDLPHAARQGAAHLHQQLTHAAKYLRANQNLAEQTRSFLEQVGLSRKFLDGQDAAQDKRGRYANIDSFLESLARHEKRGEQSKSSLDDLLQRLTLRDTDTEEDKGNKVTLSTLHAAKGLEFPCVFLIGCNEGTLPHSRTLDPKVTDMAGADIEEERRLFYVGITRAERDLYLTRIKQRSMRGRTQLLAPSRFMHDIPEKLLENYEAPETQVPDYDEVQDMIADILKQVSGATPSELS
- a CDS encoding RNA polymerase sigma factor, translated to MTPVVNTAPTSKQHTVCFESVFTLYQEELLRAGRRLSGSDADADDLVQETALRAMQSWPQFDHQQGNSRAWMHRILKNVFIDQCRKTKREAQGIQRLSQQADIESEELSLSSELATTWSDKVESALDKLSPESSTIVLKILVNESSYQETSQDLKVPIGTVMSRLHRAKHQLRDELKSYAIQEGYLQVAA
- a CDS encoding NAD(P)H-hydrate dehydratase; the protein is MIPLFTAEQARAIDRHAVHGLGIPGILLMENAGVRAANCILESFADKLSSVLVVCGPGQNGGDGFVVARQLDALGISVNAILIGEKSSLTGDAKLNAEAWERSAGSLSLGLDELRDSLPTSTLVVDALFGTGLSRELAGDFRKAVELINQRGLPVVSMDVPSGIDSNTGQILGAAIQAALTVTFGVRKLGLYQFPGRGYAGDIRCESIGVPAPVASDNKLIEATDLPRWLHPRALNSHKGTAGHLLIIGGSKGKSGAALLAAKGAMHSGAGLVTIATDAHTQTVIDGRYPEFMSEALVFSEHSLTDQLTTLCQNKDALVIGPGMGLEQAKALGQDIYLSIPLPTVLDADALNFWQSGAERLSEAKAVRILTPHPAEAARLLRTHTERVQSNRIAAAKTLSERCGSTVVLKGACTVIAATDGRVRIVDGSFPAMATAGSGDVLSGIIAAQLNDNTDPFDAASAGVLLHLLGAKLAGTGDRGLLASQIAEAVPRVIERSLSTTV
- a CDS encoding pyridoxine 5'-phosphate synthase produces the protein MTVRLQVNVDHVATLRQARGELYPDPLRAAILCERAGADGITIHLREDRRHIQDHDLRHIRKGIQTRLNLEMAATDEMLSIALQNKPDCVTLVPEKRQERTTEGGLDVVANPELIRRFCTTLQESNIAVSLFIGPDIEQVEASIEVGASAIELHTGELAHAREAVSLKQQMMRLQIAAAHASNQNEKLSVAAGHGLTLDNVQDLVREVPELSELNIGHALISESLFCGLEQCVGAYRRVIQAGVKARSKVAADIRRTRG
- a CDS encoding serine protein kinase PrkA is translated as MSQIADRIREQYSAERRVLSFDDFLGLFQSDPWAYSRDASRYLKDCFEYFGQYPVKQPWGTVQRFALFDDLNDPAEKPDRRARLVGNEDAQNAFYRVLCNFSREGCANRLLLFHGPNGSAKSTFADCVMQGLEKYSREDAGALYTFSWIFPRGQDGKTIGFGSKDALAQNAQTFAHLEDDAIAVKLRSELRESPLLLLPKNERQKLINQVYKEHDIEDNAPQWIRDGELSHKNQQVYQALLTSYQGDLGRVLAHVRVERYQISRRYRIGAVTIGPQMSVDARERQITADQSVASLPASLSATNLFETFGDLVDASGGLLEYSDLLKRPLEAWKYLLLAIEEGEVPLSMSNLTINSVFVASSNELHLAAFREHPEYNSFRVRLEPIRMPYLLDYTLEERIYESQILPHLSCNVAPHAVRLAAIWSVLTRLRRAQESRYADPKLGKVAATLSPMEKADLYAKGHIPERLSQAESGTLKSGLADIRAESSSLVPYEGLSGASPRELRTLLLDAAQDARYDHLSPLAVLDQIERLCIRGDHVFLKETAENGYQDHRGFISQVKKRWLEYVEDEMRSCSGLVEEKQYAEMFDRYITHVSYSLKNERVFNKRTGSYEEPDEALMNEVEKTLDVSDDKTKFRKALISSVGAHALDNPGAQVDYARLFPEHIKKLRQAFFTQRQVQMREIAQDILALLSSQDSAIDQDRRLLAQNAIEALKTRFLYTDSSLRVALAELVSQ
- a CDS encoding protein kinase, with the translated sequence MQRTQQLGRYQVMNRIAFGGMAEIFRAFTYDDEGFRRDVAIKKVLPHYLEDPQFLDMLTDEFKLVSFLRHPNIAEVFELADVEGSLLIAMEYVDGKDLRSTIDRLHDQQAILDFDNAVYIIARSLDGLHHAHTARDLTASP
- a CDS encoding RluA family pseudouridine synthase, with amino-acid sequence MSHRLDRETSGVLVCARDLPTERALKAQFEGRRVQKEYLAIVRGCVFEDQGTISLPMRHAEQGLHLLMETCNEGQGAQAETHFDVLERKKDKSLLRLRPHTGRQHQLRVHLSAKGHPIIGDKLYGPEGISPFFDYIDEGMTDTLRERLGHERHALHAHRLWIEHPGTGQNVEFVAPMPQDLLSLWER
- a CDS encoding carboxypeptidase regulatory-like domain-containing protein, translated to MAPFSKRLLVIAFLALLLGPANSLPPRVADSNENEASHDMDDGAEEELPPLKGDSVIEGSTLFDDGRAFEGVSVSIAGSGVWPPRSVTSNVEGRFSFSGVPAGVYELNATVGHWVSEPIQGIVVEAKDRKTVSFKMEQGLQLAGVVIDAQTRCPIEGAELLLSEYGVSLLPKVSQSDGKGAFLFLALRPVDQRVSVRAQGYIPALGISHHPGKGQITIELTRAATLSGKVVDEEGRPIDGVQLEVHGDGQDEVPIFMSEETEQFRLSLFNQQQQAPPRC